A genomic stretch from Campylobacter lari subsp. concheus includes:
- a CDS encoding class II 3-deoxy-7-phosphoheptulonate synthase, which translates to MKWTKDSWKNYTIQQQPQYPDENELQDVVKKLEKLPPLVFAGEVDKLKKSLANVVNSQAFLLQGGDCAESFVNFSADNIRDMFKVMLQMAIVLTFAGSCPIVKVGRVAGQFAKPRSSDFEEVDGVTLPSYRGDIVNGFEFNEKSRTADPKRMLEAYYQSATTLNLLRAFSRGGLADLRVVHKWNLGFLKKAELGKKYDELSEKITQALAFMQACGITDTPNLSQTAFYTSHEALLLPYEEALTRVDSLSGEIYDCSAHMLWIGERTRKADEAHVHFLSGVKNPLGVKLSTSYDLDEIKKLVSILNPHNEAGRLNFIIRMGCDKIENALPKLFKELKQEGFNILYSIDPMHANTVKSGNFKTREFDKIIQEVRVFFEIAMSEGVYPGGVHLEMTGQNVTECVGGSLNITQEELSKRYETQCDPRLNADQALELAFIIADLVKKARKC; encoded by the coding sequence ATGAAATGGACTAAAGATTCTTGGAAAAATTATACAATTCAACAACAACCACAATATCCTGATGAAAATGAATTGCAAGATGTTGTTAAAAAATTAGAAAAATTACCACCACTTGTTTTTGCAGGTGAGGTGGATAAATTAAAAAAATCCCTTGCTAATGTTGTAAATTCTCAAGCGTTTTTACTCCAAGGAGGAGATTGTGCGGAGAGTTTTGTAAATTTTAGTGCTGATAATATAAGAGATATGTTTAAAGTTATGCTTCAAATGGCTATAGTGCTTACTTTTGCAGGATCTTGTCCTATAGTGAAAGTAGGGCGTGTTGCAGGGCAATTTGCAAAGCCAAGAAGTAGTGATTTTGAAGAAGTAGATGGAGTAACACTTCCAAGTTATCGTGGGGATATTGTTAATGGTTTTGAATTTAATGAAAAATCAAGAACAGCTGATCCTAAAAGAATGCTAGAAGCATATTATCAAAGTGCTACAACTTTAAATTTATTAAGAGCTTTTTCAAGAGGTGGTTTAGCAGATTTAAGAGTAGTGCATAAGTGGAATTTGGGTTTTTTAAAAAAGGCAGAGCTTGGAAAAAAATATGATGAACTTAGTGAAAAAATCACTCAAGCCTTAGCCTTTATGCAAGCTTGCGGCATCACTGATACTCCAAATCTTTCTCAAACAGCCTTTTATACTTCTCATGAAGCTTTGCTTTTGCCTTATGAAGAAGCTTTAACTAGAGTAGATAGTTTAAGTGGGGAAATTTATGATTGCTCAGCACATATGCTTTGGATAGGTGAGCGTACTAGAAAAGCAGATGAAGCACATGTGCATTTTTTAAGCGGGGTGAAAAATCCACTTGGTGTTAAACTTAGCACTAGTTATGATTTAGATGAGATAAAAAAGCTAGTAAGTATTTTAAATCCGCATAATGAAGCAGGAAGGTTAAATTTCATTATTCGTATGGGGTGTGATAAGATAGAAAATGCCTTGCCAAAATTATTTAAAGAGTTAAAACAAGAAGGATTTAATATACTTTATAGCATAGATCCTATGCATGCAAATACAGTTAAATCAGGTAATTTTAAAACAAGAGAATTTGATAAAATCATCCAAGAAGTGCGTGTATTTTTTGAAATAGCTATGAGTGAGGGAGTGTATCCTGGTGGGGTGCATTTAGAAATGACAGGGCAAAATGTAACAGAATGTGTAGGAGGCTCTTTAAATATCACTCAAGAAGAACTTTCTAAACGTTATGAAACACAATGTGATCCAAGATTAAATGCTGATCAAGCTTTAGAATTAGCATTTATTATAGCAGACTTAGTTAAAAAGGCAAGAAAATGTTAA
- the ffh gene encoding signal recognition particle protein, translating into MFEIVSESFKSAVNKLRFVDDEKALKNALDTLKKALLKADVHHKVTKELLTLVENDVKTNGIGQKQFLDSIKKNLEEILSVKGKNQGFVFASKPPTVVLMCGLQGGGKTTTTVKIANYLKLRNKKVLIAACDLQRLAAVEQLRQLTQANELDLFFIENENNPLNVAKQALEKAKNSMYDVLLVDTAGRLAIDTDLMNELKEVKAILNPDEVFYVADAMSGQDGVKTASSFNEALEITGVILSKFDADTKGGVALGIAKQIGVPLRFIGVGEKVADLEVFIPDRIVNRIMGEGDLATLAEKTAAIIDEKEAKKLNKKIKKGEFNFNDFLNQMESVKKLGSMKSIIGMIPGLSSMAANIKDIDLDNSKEIIHIKAMISSMTPKERENPDLLNNARKRRIAEGAGLSQMEVNRFLKQFSNAAKLAKKFSNKKGMENFMNMLQQAKRPQ; encoded by the coding sequence GTGTTTGAGATAGTTAGCGAGTCATTTAAATCCGCGGTTAATAAACTTCGTTTTGTTGATGATGAAAAAGCTTTAAAAAACGCTCTTGACACTTTAAAAAAAGCCCTTTTAAAAGCAGATGTACATCATAAAGTTACTAAAGAATTACTTACTTTAGTAGAAAATGATGTGAAAACCAATGGCATAGGTCAAAAACAATTTTTAGACTCAATTAAGAAAAATTTAGAAGAAATTCTTAGTGTTAAAGGTAAAAATCAAGGTTTTGTGTTTGCTAGTAAGCCACCTACGGTTGTTTTGATGTGTGGTTTGCAAGGTGGTGGTAAAACTACTACTACGGTAAAAATTGCTAATTATTTAAAGTTAAGAAATAAAAAAGTACTAATTGCTGCATGTGATTTGCAAAGATTGGCTGCAGTAGAACAGTTAAGACAACTCACTCAAGCTAATGAGCTTGATTTGTTTTTTATAGAAAATGAAAATAATCCTTTAAATGTAGCTAAACAAGCTTTAGAAAAAGCAAAAAATTCTATGTATGATGTTTTGCTTGTAGATACTGCCGGCCGTTTAGCAATCGATACGGATTTGATGAATGAGCTTAAAGAAGTAAAAGCTATTTTAAATCCTGATGAAGTATTTTATGTAGCTGACGCCATGAGTGGTCAAGATGGAGTTAAGACTGCAAGTAGCTTTAATGAGGCTTTAGAAATTACAGGGGTTATTTTAAGTAAATTTGATGCAGATACTAAAGGTGGCGTTGCACTAGGTATAGCAAAACAAATTGGTGTGCCTTTAAGATTTATTGGTGTTGGTGAGAAAGTAGCTGATTTAGAAGTATTTATCCCTGATAGGATTGTTAATCGTATTATGGGCGAGGGTGACTTAGCGACTTTGGCTGAAAAAACTGCAGCCATTATTGATGAAAAGGAAGCAAAAAAACTTAATAAGAAAATTAAAAAAGGTGAATTTAATTTTAATGACTTTTTAAATCAAATGGAAAGTGTTAAAAAACTTGGTAGTATGAAATCAATCATTGGTATGATACCTGGTTTATCATCTATGGCGGCAAATATTAAAGATATTGACTTGGATAATTCTAAAGAAATTATTCATATTAAGGCAATGATTTCATCAATGACACCAAAAGAAAGAGAAAATCCTGATTTGTTAAACAACGCAAGAAAGCGTCGTATTGCAGAGGGTGCTGGTTTATCTCAAATGGAGGTAAATCGCTTTTTAAAACAATTTAGTAATGCAGCTAAGTTGGCAAAGAAATTTTCAAACAAAAAAGGAATGGAAAACTTTATGAATATGTTGCAGCAAGCTAAAAGACCGCAATAA
- the trmD gene encoding tRNA (guanosine(37)-N1)-methyltransferase TrmD, which translates to MKYTFVSLFPELIEPYFQTSILARAKEKGILEFTFINPRKFTTNKHFKVDDYKIGGGAGLLLQAQPLYDCLMRIKKQDKNVHFVFLLPCAKTFKQTDAKRLSKKDHICFVSSRYEGLDERIVEEFANEVFSIGDFILTGGELASLVMCDAISRNIQDVLGNSESLSEESFENDLLEAPSFSKPFIFEKENKKFYVPSEFLKGNHARITALKTTLASCKTKYFRPDLYQKHERKF; encoded by the coding sequence ATGAAATATACTTTTGTAAGTTTATTCCCAGAGCTTATTGAACCTTATTTTCAAACTTCTATTTTGGCAAGGGCAAAAGAAAAGGGGATATTAGAATTTACTTTTATTAATCCTAGAAAATTTACCACAAACAAGCACTTTAAAGTAGATGATTATAAAATAGGAGGAGGCGCAGGGCTTTTACTACAAGCTCAACCTTTGTATGATTGTTTAATGCGTATTAAAAAGCAAGATAAAAATGTTCATTTTGTTTTTCTTTTGCCTTGTGCTAAGACTTTTAAGCAAACTGATGCTAAAAGATTAAGCAAAAAAGATCATATTTGCTTTGTAAGTAGTAGATATGAGGGTTTGGATGAACGCATTGTGGAAGAATTTGCTAACGAGGTATTTTCTATAGGTGATTTTATACTTACAGGTGGAGAGTTAGCGTCTTTGGTGATGTGTGATGCTATTAGCAGAAATATCCAAGATGTTCTTGGAAATAGTGAAAGCTTAAGTGAAGAAAGTTTTGAAAATGACTTATTAGAAGCTCCATCGTTTTCCAAACCTTTTATTTTTGAAAAGGAAAATAAAAAATTTTATGTGCCTTCAGAGTTTTTAAAGGGAAATCACGCTAGAATCACAGCTTTAAAAACTACTTTGGCGTCTTGCAAAACGAAATATTTTCGTCCTGATTTGTATCAAAAGCATGAACGCAAATTTTAA
- the waaA gene encoding lipid IV(A) 3-deoxy-D-manno-octulosonic acid transferase has protein sequence MIFFYYIFAVIIYIIAAPFLLILSFCKEKYKISLKSRFFLYKNLRQKQGDVYFHACSFGEIKSLIPLIKLFPTCKISTITQTGFSEALKYSKKVNFFPFEVFVPFWMRPCKVLVIFEAELWLMLVFMAKFYNAKVVLLNARISDRSLKNYKRFSFFYRLIFKYIDVVFAQSQKDKERLECLGAKNVIVYKNIKANIKQEQVKNYSKPKARIIIFASTHENEEQLLLNEINLEENDKLIIAPRHPERFGEVEEILKDFCQKNHYNMQKFSDFILSENDFANFFNAKCLLLDTLGELESFYKISDVVFLCGSFIDNIGGHNPIEAARWNNIIISGKYFFNQESLYQEVGDLYICESVKDINNFLKQKLSQAQVKEQSGLNEIILSIKEGLDARKSL, from the coding sequence TTGATTTTTTTTTATTATATTTTTGCTGTGATTATATATATAATTGCAGCTCCTTTTTTATTGATTTTAAGTTTTTGCAAGGAAAAGTATAAAATATCATTAAAATCAAGATTTTTTCTTTACAAAAATTTAAGGCAAAAGCAAGGTGATGTATATTTTCATGCTTGTTCTTTTGGTGAAATTAAAAGCCTTATTCCTTTAATAAAACTTTTTCCAACCTGTAAAATTTCAACCATAACTCAAACTGGATTTAGTGAAGCTTTAAAATATTCTAAAAAAGTAAATTTTTTCCCTTTCGAGGTTTTTGTACCTTTTTGGATGAGACCTTGTAAAGTTTTAGTTATTTTTGAAGCAGAGCTTTGGCTTATGCTTGTGTTTATGGCTAAATTTTATAATGCAAAAGTTGTTTTATTAAATGCTAGAATTAGCGATAGATCTTTAAAAAACTACAAACGTTTTAGCTTTTTTTATCGTTTGATTTTTAAATATATTGATGTTGTATTTGCACAAAGTCAAAAAGACAAAGAAAGATTGGAATGCTTGGGTGCTAAAAATGTTATAGTATATAAAAATATTAAAGCTAATATAAAACAAGAGCAAGTGAAAAACTATTCCAAACCCAAAGCTAGGATTATTATATTTGCTAGTACGCATGAAAATGAAGAGCAATTGTTGCTTAATGAAATTAATTTAGAAGAAAACGATAAATTGATTATTGCTCCAAGACATCCAGAGCGTTTTGGCGAGGTTGAGGAAATTTTAAAAGATTTTTGTCAAAAAAATCATTATAATATGCAAAAATTTTCAGACTTTATTTTAAGCGAAAATGATTTTGCAAATTTTTTTAATGCTAAATGTTTATTGCTGGATACTTTGGGTGAGCTAGAAAGTTTTTATAAGATTAGTGATGTGGTTTTTTTATGCGGCTCTTTTATAGACAATATAGGTGGGCATAATCCCATAGAAGCAGCTAGATGGAATAATATTATTATTTCAGGGAAATATTTTTTTAATCAAGAAAGTTTATATCAAGAAGTTGGTGATTTGTATATTTGCGAGAGTGTAAAAGATATAAATAATTTTTTAAAACAAAAATTATCGCAAGCGCAGGTTAAAGAACAAAGTGGTTTAAATGAAATTATATTAAGCATAAAAGAAGGTTTAGATGCAAGAAAAAGCTTATAA
- the rpsP gene encoding 30S ribosomal protein S16, translated as MTVIRLTKMGRKKRPFYRIVVTDSRKRRDGSWIESIGYYNPMVEPEVVKFDAERLAYWKSVGAKLSDRVAAITSK; from the coding sequence ATGACGGTAATCAGACTTACAAAAATGGGACGTAAAAAAAGACCATTTTATCGTATAGTTGTAACTGATAGTAGAAAAAGACGTGATGGTAGCTGGATAGAAAGCATTGGATATTATAATCCTATGGTTGAGCCTGAAGTGGTAAAATTTGATGCTGAACGTTTAGCTTATTGGAAAAGCGTAGGTGCTAAATTAAGCGATAGAGTAGCAGCTATTACAAGCAAATAA
- the rplS gene encoding 50S ribosomal protein L19 has protein sequence MKNKYIEQFEQKQIEGKNVPEFRAGDTLRLAIRIKEGDKTRIQNFEGICIARRGNGVDETFIVRKIGANNVGVERIFPIYSESLESITVLRRGRVRRARLFYLRDRRGKAARIKELKK, from the coding sequence ATGAAAAATAAATACATTGAGCAATTTGAGCAAAAACAAATTGAAGGTAAAAATGTTCCAGAATTTCGTGCTGGAGATACTTTAAGACTTGCTATTCGCATTAAAGAAGGCGATAAAACAAGAATTCAAAATTTTGAAGGTATTTGTATAGCACGTAGAGGAAATGGTGTAGATGAAACTTTCATCGTGCGCAAAATAGGTGCTAACAATGTAGGCGTTGAAAGAATTTTCCCTATTTATAGTGAAAGTTTAGAAAGTATTACAGTATTAAGAAGAGGTCGTGTGCGTCGTGCTAGATTATTCTATCTAAGAGATAGAAGAGGTAAGGCTGCTCGTATTAAAGAACTTAAAAAATAA
- a CDS encoding pseudouridine synthase family protein encodes MQEKAYKLLAMQEKISNNAAKDLIDKGCVFAMGKKIVIARALMSSKTRFVVQKIKKAKILFEDDKIIALNKPYGEISENLEGVYNAKLINRLDKETSGVLLLSKDEEFRLKCIQEYKKQNVYKSYLAIVDGVIAEEFEICEKITTIKNKSGAFSKIDKFGLEAHTQVVPLMVNAKKTLIKVVIKTGRTHQIRVHLNHIKHGIIGDEKYAKISSSRMYLHSYETHILDYQFKALLDESFNVYGFEIKNLNF; translated from the coding sequence ATGCAAGAAAAAGCTTATAAATTGCTTGCAATGCAAGAAAAAATTTCTAATAACGCAGCAAAAGATTTGATTGATAAGGGCTGTGTTTTTGCTATGGGTAAAAAGATTGTTATAGCTAGAGCTTTAATGAGTTCTAAAACAAGATTTGTTGTGCAAAAAATAAAAAAAGCAAAAATACTTTTTGAAGATGATAAAATCATAGCTTTAAATAAGCCTTATGGAGAGATTAGTGAGAATTTAGAAGGTGTTTATAATGCTAAATTAATCAATAGACTTGATAAAGAAACAAGTGGAGTTTTACTTTTAAGTAAAGATGAGGAATTTAGACTAAAATGTATTCAAGAATACAAAAAACAAAATGTTTATAAAAGTTATTTAGCTATTGTTGATGGAGTGATTGCTGAAGAATTTGAAATTTGTGAAAAAATAACTACAATAAAAAATAAATCTGGAGCCTTTAGTAAAATTGATAAATTTGGCTTAGAAGCTCATACTCAAGTTGTACCTTTAATGGTAAATGCTAAAAAAACCTTAATAAAAGTAGTTATTAAAACAGGTAGAACACATCAAATCAGAGTGCATTTAAATCATATAAAACATGGTATTATCGGTGATGAAAAATATGCAAAAATTAGCTCTTCTAGAATGTATTTGCATTCTTATGAAACGCATATTCTTGATTATCAATTTAAAGCCTTGCTTGATGAGAGCTTCAATGTTTATGGTTTTGAAATAAAAAATTTAAATTTTTAA
- the rimM gene encoding ribosome maturation factor RimM (Essential for efficient processing of 16S rRNA), which translates to MKSDLVQVAKLGKSVGLKGYVKLHNFSDFYEQFKIGAKFFDINQKIYTIKAFDKIRSLILFEGFESVDAAKTLTNITLFQTIEATKETCKLKKDEYFYFDIIGCDVIENEQKLGVVEDILENGAGFLFCIKCDEKLQTKVKNFYIPYVDKYIQKVDVESKKIFTQSALDILENS; encoded by the coding sequence TTGAAGAGTGATTTAGTTCAAGTTGCTAAACTTGGAAAAAGTGTTGGTTTAAAAGGTTATGTAAAATTACATAATTTTAGTGATTTTTATGAGCAGTTTAAAATAGGTGCTAAATTTTTTGATATTAATCAAAAAATTTACACCATAAAGGCTTTTGATAAAATTAGATCTTTGATTTTATTTGAAGGCTTTGAGAGTGTTGATGCTGCTAAAACCTTAACTAATATTACTCTTTTTCAAACTATTGAAGCTACAAAAGAAACTTGTAAATTAAAAAAAGATGAGTATTTTTATTTTGACATAATTGGATGTGATGTTATTGAAAATGAGCAAAAATTAGGTGTAGTTGAAGACATTTTAGAAAATGGAGCAGGGTTTTTATTTTGTATAAAATGCGATGAAAAACTACAGACAAAGGTTAAAAATTTTTATATTCCTTATGTTGATAAATATATTCAAAAAGTTGATGTAGAAAGTAAAAAGATATTTACACAATCTGCTTTGGATATTTTAGAAAATTCATGA
- a CDS encoding cupin domain-containing protein, producing MEFRTQIYEVISWEQEIQNGINISKKIENTYAKEICITMSKDSFMKDHKAPFDITIQVLKGSIDFGVLNQKILLKTLNSISLKAHEVHNLLALEDSIVRLTLYKQDSLERVESILKY from the coding sequence GTGGAATTTAGAACTCAAATATATGAAGTAATTTCTTGGGAACAAGAAATTCAAAATGGCATAAATATATCTAAGAAAATAGAAAATACTTATGCTAAAGAAATCTGCATAACTATGTCAAAAGATAGCTTTATGAAAGATCATAAAGCGCCTTTTGATATTACCATACAAGTATTAAAAGGTTCCATTGATTTTGGAGTTTTAAACCAAAAAATTCTACTTAAAACACTGAATAGTATAAGTTTAAAAGCTCATGAAGTCCATAATCTTTTAGCGCTAGAAGATTCTATAGTGCGCTTAACTTTATATAAGCAAGATAGTCTTGAACGCGTTGAAAGTATTTTAAAATATTAA
- a CDS encoding KH domain-containing protein, with protein MVENFLREYAKLIVDFPEKVDIQRQNLENNFAEIIIYVDPSDTGKLIGKNGKLINAIKTVIMAYKVKDATSYRITVKAIEE; from the coding sequence ATGGTTGAAAATTTTTTAAGAGAATACGCAAAATTAATTGTTGATTTTCCTGAAAAAGTTGATATACAAAGACAAAATTTAGAAAATAATTTTGCTGAAATTATCATTTATGTCGATCCATCTGATACTGGTAAGTTGATCGGAAAAAATGGAAAATTAATCAACGCAATAAAAACAGTTATTATGGCTTACAAAGTTAAAGATGCAACTTCATATCGTATAACGGTAAAAGCCATTGAAGAGTGA
- a CDS encoding ArsC/Spx/MgsR family protein has protein sequence MLKFYGIKNCNSVKKAMDYLNSKRIEFAFLDIKKLDEETLGFWLSKRSILELVNTAGMSARKLGLNKEKLQNLDQDEIKVMILQSPTLIKRPLIVKDDEVFIAKEYESF, from the coding sequence ATGTTAAAATTTTATGGTATTAAAAATTGCAATAGTGTTAAAAAAGCTATGGATTATTTAAATTCTAAGCGAATTGAATTTGCATTTTTAGACATTAAAAAACTAGATGAAGAAACTTTGGGTTTTTGGCTTAGTAAAAGAAGTATTTTAGAGCTTGTAAATACAGCAGGTATGAGTGCTAGAAAATTAGGGTTAAATAAAGAAAAACTTCAAAATTTAGACCAAGATGAAATTAAAGTGATGATTTTACAAAGTCCAACACTCATAAAACGCCCATTAATTGTAAAAGATGATGAAGTCTTTATAGCCAAAGAATATGAGAGTTTTTAA
- a CDS encoding efflux RND transporter permease subunit gives MYRFAINNPIAVLMFFIALVIFGTFSIFSMPINLYPKVDIPLIKITTTANGDLKFIESKITKEIENAISDVQGIKNINSTSYNNFSISVVEFELGKNLEVAANDIRDKLNTINLPVKPTLEKISPDAGSVVSLFLSSKDHLKLMRKIDNDIKPFLQKISGVGTINDIAFLKPQVQIKLLPNALQKYHINALDVAKIIQSHNFKQYLGEFENSKDNFTIKGYFEAQNLKELENIRIFSGIFLKDIANISYGLEDQKQFAMFDTKDGVLLELNKISGYNSLKVIENIKNSLKTLQTIAGNEVEIKIVYDKSQNILKHINQVIFDMIFGVILTLLIVYVFLRNISATILAFIVLPTSIISSFFLINLLGYDINRLTIIALTLSIGIFIDDAIVIIESIAKKAKTLPPLQASFEGIKEIGFSVLSISAVLLCVFIPIAYMNSVPGLFFNVLATSVASGVIISYLVSVFLIPTLSARFLNTSESTFYKKSEFLFIKLDLFYEKLLYKVLANKIKFILSTLIIITLCFSLTPKIGLDFLPIEEDSEIQVLLESKNDLSLEAMKEKSLKVYEYIKQDPSVAYAYLLIGYNDAKEIKKAKIYVKLKPLNERKFRQPKLISLFQEKLNSYEDLKIKVLELPKIEGAGIEDPVQIQILGDDLKSIKEAIDRMKEVFSKHEGFVAIDDNEGDLKEEIAININREKAAKLGINPQELAYVLAYSFGNLSVGNMDYKNFKDEIILSFDEAFKQNPTSLELIELKNHNNESIKLASIASFSYKKDLSLINRHNKTTSIKLTSSIENISLGEVRKIFESNLAYILGKNNLSFAYSGFLDFLDDTISGFLFSISLGMILIYLILASLYSSLILPLIIMISMPLAFGGACFGIFITGNHFSLFVLVAIILLFGMVGKNAILLVDVANKKCDEGMEVEKALIYAGKSRLRAILMTTFAMIFSMLPLALSKGSGFEGNSPMAIAIIFGLISSTLLTLLVVPALFKFAHNLDVKIKKIYQREKI, from the coding sequence TTGTATCGTTTTGCTATTAATAATCCTATTGCTGTTTTGATGTTTTTTATCGCTTTGGTGATTTTTGGTACTTTTTCTATTTTTAGTATGCCTATTAATCTTTATCCAAAAGTAGATATTCCTTTGATTAAAATTACCACTACCGCTAATGGAGATTTAAAATTTATAGAATCTAAAATAACCAAAGAAATAGAAAATGCAATTTCAGATGTACAAGGGATAAAAAATATCAATTCTACAAGTTATAATAATTTTTCTATTTCTGTTGTTGAATTTGAATTAGGCAAAAACTTAGAAGTAGCTGCAAATGATATTAGAGATAAACTTAATACTATTAATCTTCCGGTAAAGCCAACACTAGAAAAAATATCCCCCGATGCAGGATCTGTTGTATCATTATTTTTAAGTTCTAAGGATCATTTAAAACTTATGCGTAAGATTGACAATGACATAAAACCATTTTTACAAAAAATTTCAGGAGTTGGAACGATCAATGATATAGCCTTTTTAAAACCACAAGTTCAAATCAAACTCTTGCCTAATGCCTTGCAAAAATACCACATTAATGCACTTGATGTAGCCAAAATCATCCAAAGCCATAATTTTAAACAATATCTAGGTGAGTTTGAAAATTCAAAAGATAATTTCACCATCAAAGGATATTTTGAAGCACAAAATTTAAAAGAGTTAGAAAATATACGCATTTTTAGTGGAATATTTTTAAAAGATATAGCAAATATTAGCTATGGCTTAGAAGATCAAAAGCAGTTTGCAATGTTTGATACAAAAGATGGGGTATTGCTTGAACTTAATAAAATTTCTGGTTATAACTCCTTAAAAGTTATAGAAAATATCAAAAATTCCTTAAAAACACTACAAACAATAGCAGGCAATGAGGTAGAAATTAAAATAGTTTACGATAAAAGCCAAAACATCTTAAAACATATCAATCAAGTTATCTTTGATATGATTTTTGGTGTGATTTTGACACTTTTAATAGTGTATGTATTTTTAAGAAATATCAGTGCAACTATTTTAGCTTTTATTGTTTTACCAACTTCAATTATTTCTAGTTTTTTTCTCATTAATCTTTTAGGTTATGACATTAATCGCTTAACCATCATAGCTCTTACTTTAAGTATAGGAATTTTTATAGATGATGCTATAGTTATTATTGAAAGTATAGCCAAAAAAGCAAAAACACTCCCTCCTTTACAAGCTTCATTTGAAGGGATCAAAGAAATAGGTTTTAGCGTTTTAAGTATTAGTGCGGTTTTATTGTGTGTGTTTATACCTATTGCTTATATGAATTCAGTTCCTGGTTTATTTTTTAATGTATTAGCTACTAGTGTTGCTTCTGGTGTGATCATAAGTTATCTTGTAAGTGTATTTTTAATACCTACCTTAAGTGCTAGATTTTTAAATACTAGCGAAAGCACATTTTATAAAAAAAGTGAATTTTTATTTATAAAACTTGACTTATTTTATGAAAAGCTACTTTATAAAGTTTTAGCTAATAAAATTAAATTTATCCTATCAACACTTATTATAATTACTTTATGCTTTTCTTTAACTCCTAAAATAGGATTGGATTTTCTACCTATAGAAGAAGATAGCGAAATACAAGTTTTATTAGAAAGCAAAAACGACTTATCTTTAGAAGCTATGAAGGAAAAAAGTTTAAAAGTATATGAATATATAAAGCAAGATCCAAGTGTTGCTTATGCATATTTACTTATAGGATATAATGACGCAAAGGAAATTAAAAAAGCAAAAATTTATGTAAAATTAAAACCTTTAAATGAAAGAAAATTCAGACAGCCTAAGCTTATTAGCCTTTTTCAAGAAAAATTAAACTCCTATGAAGACTTAAAAATAAAAGTTTTAGAACTCCCTAAAATAGAAGGAGCAGGCATTGAAGATCCAGTTCAAATTCAAATTTTAGGTGATGATTTAAAGTCAATAAAAGAAGCTATTGATAGAATGAAAGAAGTATTTTCAAAACACGAAGGTTTTGTTGCTATAGATGATAATGAAGGGGATTTAAAAGAAGAGATTGCTATTAATATTAACAGAGAAAAAGCTGCTAAACTTGGTATTAACCCTCAAGAACTGGCTTATGTTTTGGCTTATTCCTTTGGAAATTTAAGTGTTGGAAATATGGATTATAAAAATTTTAAAGATGAAATTATTCTTAGCTTTGATGAAGCTTTTAAGCAAAATCCAACCAGTTTAGAGCTAATAGAACTTAAAAATCACAACAATGAAAGTATAAAACTTGCTAGTATTGCTAGCTTTTCTTATAAAAAAGATCTTTCTTTAATTAACAGACACAATAAAACTACTAGTATAAAACTCACTTCGAGTATAGAAAACATTTCTTTAGGTGAAGTAAGAAAAATTTTTGAGTCCAATTTAGCTTATATTTTAGGAAAAAATAACCTATCTTTTGCTTATTCTGGTTTTTTGGACTTTTTAGATGATACCATTAGTGGATTTTTGTTTTCTATATCTTTAGGAATGATTTTGATTTATCTAATCCTTGCTTCTTTGTATTCAAGCTTAATACTTCCTTTAATCATCATGATAAGTATGCCTTTGGCCTTTGGTGGAGCTTGTTTTGGAATTTTTATCACAGGAAATCACTTTTCTTTATTTGTACTTGTAGCTATTATTTTGCTTTTTGGAATGGTAGGAAAAAATGCTATATTATTAGTAGATGTAGCTAATAAAAAATGCGATGAAGGCATGGAGGTAGAAAAAGCGCTAATTTATGCAGGAAAAAGTCGTTTAAGAGCCATTTTGATGACTACTTTTGCGATGATTTTTTCCATGCTTCCTCTAGCACTTTCAAAGGGTTCTGGTTTTGAAGGAAATTCTCCTATGGCCATTGCTATTATATTCGGACTTATTAGCTCAACTTTACTTACACTTTTAGTAGTGCCAGCTTTATTTAAATTTGCTCATAATTTAGATGTGAAAATTAAAAAAATCTACCAAAGAGAGAAAATTTAA